The following nucleotide sequence is from Molothrus ater isolate BHLD 08-10-18 breed brown headed cowbird chromosome 12, BPBGC_Mater_1.1, whole genome shotgun sequence.
GTGatcctgcacagggacagaaagGGTAAAACCTCCCTGGCCATATTGGTATCCACTGTCTCCCTCTTCTAGGAACAAATCTATATCCTTGAGGGCCAGAGTGATCCATCCTCATCAGTATTTCTGGTCAAAAATTGCTCATCCTAGAGAAAAATGACCTCTCAGAGGAGCCAGTTCCCTCATCCCCAGCACACAACTTGTCAAAGCATGAAGCTCATTAGCCTTGAGCCCAGATGATTTTAGAAGCTCTCTAGGGAAGGGACCTTGGggcagaaaacacattttacagCTAAATTGATTGCAAATCACCCACCTGATCCTTCTGGGCTGCACATCCCAGTGGCAAGGTGAGACACCACCTTGTAAGAGAGTCAGGATTTGTCTAAAACCCAGAGGTGGCAGTTTCTGGTGTCAGGGCACCACAGGGGACAAGGTCTGGCGAGTCTCTCCACTGTGGGAGCGTGGCCAGAGGGTGGCCAAGGGAGAGACACAagtgggaaggagaaaatatCTTCATGTCTGGAGCTTGGACCAATGCACACAACACAAACTGGCTGAGacacctccctgctggctcctctgctgccagggaattGCAGCTGGCTGCAAAGTGTCTGTCTGGGGCTGGTGAGGagccaggctcagagcagatGCTTGGCCAGAGGAAGGTCATTAGCATGAGGAGATGGCTGCAGGCCCTGGGTTTGGGCAGTGTCACTTTTCATCACACAGAGCAGGTCTGCAACTAATGCCCCAAGGGCTCAGCAGCCTGTGGCACCACTTCAAGCTTCACTGGGcaaagagctggagctgctggtctTGTGGAAGTTTCTTCAGGTTTTGGTCTTCTCAGGTGCTGAGCAatccagctcagcctctccttgtCAATCCTGTGCTCCACTGCCATCCACTCCAGGAACCTCTGCCTTCCTGCCCACACTGCCCAGGAGAGCTACTGTTCAAAGGCCATATTCCTTGCACTTACCCGTGTCTCCAGCTGGATTTGACCACTttgaggagctgtgggatgtgtcTGTAATCAGGTCACAGCCACAGAACTGCAGGTGCTGTTTCTAAAGGGCATTCACACACTCCTGCAAGGACGAACGGGGCCTTggacatgcacacacagagccagcaaCCCTCAGGAGATCATTACACTGGTATTTAGTAAGATTCCCCTTCTTGGTGAAGACCCAGATCAATATCTTACTCTTCCCAGAAAGCTGTTCCCATCACCTCAGAGgacatgatttttttcaggCTGATCTGGGGCACTTTGCAGCCAACAGATCCAGCCAGTGTTTACTGGCATAAATTCTCCCGGGGCTGCTTTGGCATGACTGAGATGCCTTTTGCATGCTGGGAACAGTGGGCACTGGAGCTGCCTCCTCCAGAACCAAGAGGGTGGAGGGGAGAAATTCTGTGTAAACTGTGGAGAAAGTGGTGAAGGACTTGAAGAGGTGCAGGAGTGGGTGAGGAGCCTCTTTATGCAGGGGGTGGCAGCAGGTGggagctgtgagagctgtgagCTCTtacctgagctctgcaggggctccaCAGGCTGTGAGGAAGCTCAGGAatcagcagggaaaggctggctggtggagctggctgtcctgggagatgctgcagccctgccttggaTGAGCCATCACCtgagcagcagggtggggaggccctggcacaggctggccaGAGAagtgtggatgccccatcccttgGAAGCATTCACagccaggttggacggggcttggaaCAACATGGAATCCCTGCTCATGGTGCaagggctggaatgagatggtctttaaggtaccttccaacccaaataattccaggattctgtgattcccaggATTCTTGATTTCCCTGTATCAAAACCACATCAACACCTGCAActcccctgcagagctgtccccacaTGGGAGCTCCTGTGCTCCACATCCAGGTCCTGAGCAGGGccacacacagccagggatgAGTCCTGTGGGGCCTGACCTGCTCACCTCTTCCCAAAATAATCTTCCTTTGCCAAGCCTCCAAGGACAGGGCTGAGTCACCTCCACAGACCTCAAGGCATGCGGGGCAGCCTGTCCCTGGGAATTCTGCAGCTCATTTGTGCACTGGGCAAGGGAGTCAGCAAAGGGTTAAAGTCTCCCGGCCTCTCCCTTCACAAGCAACAATTTTTGAGAAACTTTGGCTCTTCATAAGGAGCCTTTAGGGATAGACAGCCACAAACTCCCTTCAACCTCCTCAGACGAGAAAGGAGAGGTAACAACCCCCAGCCCTCACTGAGGATGGGGCTGAATCCAGCCTGGAAGAAGACAACCAGAccagctcttccttctcctgtgcTTGCCAAAGCAGTGTCTGGGATGCAGAggtgcagtgctgtgccttGGCAGTGAGCGAGCCTGTGCCAGCCTCATGTGTGCCCCTGACACATCCCTCACGTcctgagcagtgccagtgccacagctgAGGCACCCGGGATAGCCCCTGTGGGTTATTTAGGGAGCCTGGCTCTGCGTGGATGACCCTGGAGGTGGATGTGCAGCTGCAGATCCTGGCGTGCCcgcccagcagccctgcagcaggctcAGCCCGTGCCTGGGGCCGGGCTCACGGCCCCTGCAGCCGGGTTCCGgctctctctgagtgaccatCCCATCCCGGAGCTGCCGTGCCGCCCTGGAGCCCGGCCTGTTCCCAGGGATCGTTACCAGGAGCTCCTCGTGTGTTTGGTTgcaaacagagcagcagtgggagccaGGCGCTCGTGTTTGTGTGCCTGCGGTTGCCCAGGCAACTCGGggccagccaggagctgccaaaACCCTCGGTGGCCAGGGCCAACCCCCGGCACAGCTGCCCGGGGCGGCCGAGCCCCCTCTGTCCGGCCgggggagcagccagaggggtCGGGCCCACGAACAAACCAGAGCGGAGCTCAGTGCGGACGGGGTTTATTGCAGAGCCGGGTTACAGCGCGGGCCTGCAGCATCCTTTGGTTTGGGCTTCACGAAGGGAGCGGGAGGCCACCGGGGTTCAGGTCGGAGACCTTTGCCGCTGTCCAGGCGACACCGAACTGTCGCGGGTGCATCCCGGGGCTGGgccgggagcggctccgggACGAGCGGCACCGCAGGGCCTGAGGCTCGAGTGCCGGGGAGCGGCAGGGCCAGGCAGCCCcgaggggagggaaggaggcgGCTGTGGTGGAGCTGCTGCGGGTTAAGGCAGGGCCCCGGAGGGCAGCACAGCGGCGGTGCCCGGTGGGACACGGAGGGTGCCCCGAGAGCCGGGGCTGAGGTAGGGAAGGTGTGGGTGCCGACGGGCAGgggagccctgaggagcagcgCTGTTAGTGCGGTGTGGGGCTGCGGTGACAGCACGGGGGACACGGAGGGGCGGGGGGATCACAGCACGGGGGGGGACGGACGCAGCgctggggcagagctctgggccCGACGATTTCCCCGATCCCCCCAGCGCCGGGGGCCGATCCCGCCAGCCCGGGCCGGCCCCAGCGCAGCCTCCCGGGCCCGGCTCACGGGCACGTCCCGGGGCTGTGACCGAGCCCCCGGGCCGGTGGCACCACGGGCACCCGTCCCTACTTTTTGACTTTGGCATCGTAGGTGCCCTGCGTTCTTGTAGGCACTGACGTAGCCGCTGGTGTCCACGATGTTCTCCCGGCCACTCTTGCCCTTGCCCTTGCCGCTCTCGTCGAAGCGCTCCTTGTGGGAGCCGGTGTACTTGGAGGTGTCCGTCAGCCTCTCCACGGCTCCCACTGTCTTGGCTTTCTGCAGTGGGAGATGGGACATGGGAGACAAGAAGATCCCTTCCCACACAAGTCCCATCCCTTGCCCCACACAAGGTCCTGACACCCACCaaagaccctgctgtgcccctgtgccctaTGAGACCCTCAGGTCCCCTTCACCTGGGGCCATGGGGTCTCCTAGAAAGCATCTGCACAATGGGCAGAGCCCcatcctcccctcctgctcccacagcccaggggctcctCACTCACCGTGACACCCACGTTAAtgggctccttccctgccaccaGCTGGCAGATGGCTTCATAGGCCTCCTCTTTGCTCTTGTCCTTAAACCTCTTGGGGGCCAGCTCCTCCAGCGCCTTCTTGAACTCCTCGTAGTTGATGACACGGGCTGTCTTCCCTCTGCAAGAGCAAAACTCAGGCTGCCACCAGCACATCTTTGCCTCCAAATGGGATGAGCTGCATCAGAGAGACCCTGACTTTGTTCTGCCCTCACCCACTTCTGAAATTCAGCTGCAGCCGaatgggctgggcacagctggtgctgagctccaggagccttccAGACAAATGCTGCTGAAGTCCCCATTACCAAACACCAGGGTGCATGGAAGTGCTCTAGGACTTGGTGCTGGTGTCAAGGAGGGGAGTGCATCCATCctcactgctcccagcctgcctgggctgcccaCCACACTCTCTCCTCTGGCAGGCATCAATCCTCCAGTCAAATTTGGAAGGACATGTACAGAGCATCTCTCCCATGAGCTCCTGGTCCTCATCTCTAGGGCAGCACAGCAACCTGCtctcctgcaccccaaaaacctcccaGTGCTCAGTTCCATGTGACCCAACCCAGGAACATGGGAATTCCTGGACAGAGCACATGGAAGAAGCAGGTTCTCCACCTGTTCCCACACCCTTGGTGTGGAGCGTGAAGCATCATTGTGTCCCCAGGGACCCTAAAAGCAGTTCCAGGAGCCTTTCAGACCTTCAAGCTGCCTCTGTTACTCCCATGGACCAGGATCCTCCCCAAGCTTGGGTGTTAGCTGGCCAGGCCCAGGGAAGGGCCACAGCACATGGGACAACCCTGAGcaccttcctctgctccctgtggcacCTCTTGAGAGATGGGAACGTGGCAGAGCCAACCAGGCCTACCCCAGCTCTtggagtgggagcagggacacaatCTCTGCACCAAATCTGAGCCTCCCACCTCCAAATTTGGGTTGATTTATCATTAGGTCTTGCAGAAGCAGCCACATGTCCCCCCTGAAGGTGGGACACTGCAggacagctcccacagctctgtgacAAGTGGAATGGACAGCctgggcacacagcagggggagcagagctctgtggggaCCCCACACCCAGACACCCACACCCTGCCCATCCTGCAGAGGCATCCAAGTCACTTACTTCACCTTGGAGAAGACAATGTCCACGTCGGTGCTGGTGACACTTTTGCCGTCGGTGACTTTGCAGTCCTTGCACAGCTTGGCCCAGTTCTTGCCGTTCATCTCCTGCCCCGTGGCCTTGGTGTCACCGTAGATGGCGAATTTGCGGAAGCTCTCCTCCAGGGATGCCACCTCAGCATTCCCGGCCATGGGGCTGCAGGATGAGCCCGGCACcacccaggctcctgctggcagcacggcagagctcagctggctgCTCGAGGCCCTCGAGGGCAgcagcgggaggaggaggaggaggaggaggaggaaggctggCGAGGATGGAGGCTCCGCAGCAGGATCGGGGTGTTGGCAGCACCTGCGGGCGTGGGGTGAGGGCTGACAGCAGGCTCGGATGAGCCCCGAGGCCGAAAGCCAAGAACGCGTCTTGGGGAATGGAGGCTGCTGGTCGAGAGCTGTCAGCAGCGAGGCTGCCGGCTCCGGGGCTGGCGGGGAGTGAGTGCATCAGCCTGTCCCTCGGGAGTACTCTCCGGGAATGACGCAATGCGTCCGCCTTCATCCCGCTCGCTCTCACATCGCACAGCGGCCCCGCCGCCTGCCTTCAGCCCCACCTCTCCCCTGCCTCCATCCCCCTGTGCGGAGCTGCAGCACCCCAGCCTGTGactgcccccagggctgggccaaGCGTGATGCCCTGCAGGGTGACAAGCAGCAAACAAGTCTCTGTACCCCGTGGCGGCACTGTTGCTGCTGTCCCGTCCCCGCTCGCCATCGCCTCGCCAGCCTCGCCCTGGCGGCTCAGCATCCCTCACCCACAGCATCTCGGCCGGGACTAGGCACGGCTGAACTCCGGGGAGCTCCAGCACCCAGGGGCTTCTCCGGCACCCCGAGGCGCAGAGCGGGTACATCGCCCGGTGGGTGTCCGGGCAAGAGAGGCTGGCGTGGGGCCCCGGAGCTTCGGCGAAGGCCGGGGAGTGGTCCCTAGACCGTCGCTAGGGAGGATGGGCGTTGCCTGGCGACCGTCGCTAAGgaggcgcggcggggcggggatGCCGCCGGTCCCCTCCCGGCCCCGTCCTCCCGCgggctcccgcagccccgggcccgCACGGCCCCGCAGCGGCAGCCGGGCCTCTCCCGCCCGGCTGGGAGGTCTCTGCCGGCGGCCGCGGGGTGCCGGGGCAGCGAcggcccccgcccgccctccCCCCGggtttcctccctccctccctccccgtGCAGCGGCCCCGGGACGGGCACCCgaggggcggcgggcgcgggggtCCCGGTCGCTCGGTCTCTCACCTCCCGGTCACTCGCTCCCCTCCCGGCGCCGCGCTCTgaggcgggcgggggcg
It contains:
- the TPPP3 gene encoding LOW QUALITY PROTEIN: tubulin polymerization-promoting protein family member 3 (The sequence of the model RefSeq protein was modified relative to this genomic sequence to represent the inferred CDS: deleted 1 base in 1 codon) — translated: MAGNAEVASLEESFRKFAIYGDTKATGQEMNGKNWAKLCKDCKVTDGKSVTSTDVDIVFSKVKGKTARVINYEEFKKALEELAPKRFKDKSKEEAYEAICQLVAGKEPINVGVTKAKTVGAVERLTDTSKYTGSHKERFDESGKGKGKSGRENIVDTSGYVSAYKNAGTYDAKVKK